From a region of the Spelaeicoccus albus genome:
- a CDS encoding HPr family phosphocarrier protein, with product MPERTATVASTVGLHARPAAALVEAAAQQPVTVMIARDGVGPDGGRGEAVDASSILSLMTLGAEYGSVVVLTAEGDGAEAALDVLAAVIETNLDED from the coding sequence ATGCCCGAACGCACAGCGACAGTAGCAAGCACGGTTGGGCTGCATGCCCGTCCCGCCGCGGCACTTGTCGAAGCCGCCGCGCAGCAGCCCGTCACGGTGATGATCGCCCGCGACGGGGTGGGGCCGGACGGCGGCCGCGGGGAGGCCGTCGACGCCTCGAGCATCCTGAGCCTGATGACGCTGGGCGCCGAATACGGCTCGGTGGTCGTGCTGACGGCCGAGGGGGACGGCGCCGAAGCCGCCCTGGACGTACTCGCCGCAGTCATCGAGACGAACCTCGACGAGGACTGA
- a CDS encoding cysteine desulfurase family protein, which yields MRVYLDHAATTPITDAALAAYTAELSKLGNPSSLHASGQAARRRLETARGEIMHAVGASTPSEIILTSGGTEADNLALKGLYWARRAADPRRRRVLVSGIEHHAVMDTAEWLESAQGAEIVWLPVGRDGIVDMDAVDAELADHADEIALMSVIYANNETGAVQPIADLTSRAHAHDIPIHTDAVQAFGHLEVDFARLGVDAMSISAHKIGGPVGIGALVLARSAVPVPVLHGGGQERSVRSGTLDVAGTVAFAAAAQDAVQARAAESERLAGLRDSLTAGIAERIPEAELLGPSDGRTLPGTAQFVFPGCEGDSLLFLLDAAGIDCSTGSACQAGVSRPSHVLLAMGFSEDDARSVLRFSLGRTSTSDDVERLLTVLPEAWTRAKTAGMVSTQGAWRKYSDGGVK from the coding sequence GTGCGCGTTTATCTCGACCACGCCGCGACCACCCCCATCACCGATGCTGCACTCGCGGCCTACACCGCCGAGTTGTCCAAGCTGGGCAACCCGTCGTCCCTGCATGCCTCCGGGCAGGCCGCCCGTCGCCGCCTGGAGACGGCCCGCGGCGAGATCATGCACGCCGTCGGCGCATCGACGCCGTCCGAAATCATCCTGACGTCGGGCGGTACCGAAGCGGACAATTTGGCTCTCAAGGGCCTCTACTGGGCGCGGCGGGCCGCAGATCCGCGGCGACGGCGCGTGTTGGTGTCCGGGATCGAGCACCACGCCGTCATGGACACGGCCGAGTGGCTGGAATCCGCGCAGGGCGCCGAAATCGTCTGGCTGCCCGTCGGACGCGACGGAATCGTCGACATGGACGCCGTGGACGCAGAACTGGCCGATCACGCCGACGAGATCGCCCTCATGTCGGTGATCTACGCCAATAACGAGACGGGTGCCGTGCAACCGATCGCCGATCTGACGTCTCGAGCACACGCTCATGACATCCCGATTCACACCGACGCCGTGCAGGCATTCGGCCACCTGGAGGTTGACTTCGCCCGGCTCGGCGTCGATGCCATGAGCATTTCCGCGCACAAGATCGGCGGCCCGGTCGGCATCGGCGCTCTCGTGCTCGCCCGGTCGGCCGTTCCGGTCCCGGTACTGCACGGCGGCGGGCAAGAACGCAGCGTCCGGTCCGGCACTCTGGATGTGGCGGGTACCGTGGCGTTCGCCGCTGCCGCGCAGGACGCCGTCCAGGCCCGTGCCGCCGAGTCGGAGCGGCTGGCGGGCCTGCGCGACTCACTCACCGCCGGTATCGCCGAGCGGATCCCCGAGGCCGAGCTGTTGGGCCCGTCGGACGGCCGTACGCTTCCGGGTACCGCCCAGTTCGTGTTCCCGGGTTGCGAAGGGGATTCGTTGTTGTTTCTGCTCGACGCCGCCGGCATCGACTGCTCGACCGGGTCGGCGTGCCAGGCCGGTGTTTCTCGGCCGTCGCACGTGTTGCTGGCCATGGGGTTCAGCGAGGACGACGCCAGATCGGTGCTGCGATTCAGCTTGGGACGCACGTCCACGTCCGACGACGTCGAGCGCCTCCTCACGGTGCTGCCCGAAGCATGGACGCGCGCCAAGACGGCCGGCATGGTTTCCACGCAAGGGGCATGGCGCAAGTATTCCGACGGAGGAGTGAAGTGA
- the mnmA gene encoding tRNA 2-thiouridine(34) synthase MnmA codes for MKVLAAMSGGVDSAVAAARAVDAGHEVVGVHLALSRMPGTLRTGSRGCCTIEDSMDAHRAADVLGIPFYVWDFSERFKEDIVDDFIAEYAAGRTPNPCMRCNERIKFAALLDKGLALGFDAIATGHYAEVKYDDAGNPELHRGNDMNKDQSYVLGVLTTEQLKHSYFPIGVSASKADVRAEAAERDLSVANKPDSYDICFIPDGDTKTWLADKIPMRPGAVLDQTGEQVGTHDGATAYTVGQRRGLQLGRPAADGQPRYVLEVKPEDNTVVVGPKRMLAVDELKGIRTTWCGLPPSDIGEGPDEAIDCLVQVRAHGDPVPAHAWVDTTDPADAPPVERGDEPEGDAAATPAPRGPGRRIVVRLEEALTGVAPGQTAVLYRGTRVLGQATIDAARALEPA; via the coding sequence ATGAAGGTTTTGGCAGCAATGAGCGGCGGAGTCGATTCGGCGGTCGCGGCGGCGCGGGCCGTGGATGCCGGGCACGAGGTCGTCGGCGTCCACCTGGCGCTCTCGCGGATGCCCGGCACGTTGCGCACCGGATCGCGCGGGTGTTGCACGATCGAGGATTCGATGGACGCGCATCGCGCCGCCGATGTGCTCGGGATCCCGTTCTACGTGTGGGACTTCTCGGAGCGGTTCAAAGAGGACATCGTCGACGACTTCATCGCCGAGTACGCCGCCGGCCGCACGCCGAACCCGTGCATGCGCTGCAATGAGCGGATCAAGTTCGCCGCGCTTTTGGACAAGGGGCTGGCACTCGGCTTCGACGCCATCGCCACCGGCCATTACGCCGAAGTGAAGTATGACGACGCCGGCAACCCGGAACTGCACCGCGGCAACGACATGAACAAGGACCAGTCCTACGTCCTCGGCGTGCTCACCACCGAACAGCTGAAGCATTCGTACTTCCCGATCGGCGTCTCGGCGTCAAAGGCCGACGTCCGCGCCGAAGCCGCCGAGCGCGACCTGTCCGTGGCGAACAAGCCGGACAGCTATGACATTTGCTTCATTCCGGACGGCGACACCAAGACCTGGCTGGCCGATAAGATCCCGATGCGCCCCGGCGCCGTCCTCGATCAGACCGGCGAACAGGTCGGCACGCACGACGGGGCGACGGCGTACACCGTCGGCCAGCGCCGCGGCCTGCAATTGGGCAGGCCGGCAGCCGACGGGCAGCCCCGGTACGTGCTCGAGGTCAAGCCCGAGGACAACACCGTCGTGGTCGGCCCCAAGCGAATGCTCGCCGTCGACGAACTCAAGGGAATCCGGACGACCTGGTGCGGCCTGCCGCCGTCCGATATCGGCGAGGGGCCCGACGAGGCAATCGACTGCCTCGTGCAAGTACGCGCGCACGGTGACCCGGTGCCGGCCCACGCCTGGGTGGACACCACGGATCCCGCGGACGCCCCGCCGGTCGAGCGTGGTGACGAACCCGAGGGTGATGCGGCCGCGACACCGGCTCCGCGCGGGCCGGGCAGGCGGATCGTCGTCCGGCTCGAGGAAGCGTTGACCGGCGTGGCGCCGGGGCAGACGGCGGTGCTCTACCGGGGCACGCGCGTGCTGGGGCAGGCGACTATCGATGCGGCGCGCGCCCTCGAACCCGCCTGA
- a CDS encoding MFS transporter, which produces MTTPGPGLTRALVALCLTEIVSWGTLYYSLPVAVSQIAGDTGWSDELITGIFSASLAISAIMAIPVGRLIDRIGPRIVMTAGAAVSSAALAAVGLSRTLPEFILAWLIAGAAQAGVLYPPAFTAITRWYGAKRTWPLTIVTLTGGLASTVFAPLTAHLAASLGWHKTYFVLAALTAVITIPLHAVFLSPPWPGLRKSKSEHSRTATSIRRSAKFRCLQVSLTAIMLALFAVTINMVPLMMARGLSYQTAATTLGLVGAGQLAGRFLFTVLPRHAAPSSQLTVLTVTGAVALGLIAVIPGPAAILIASAIFAGAIRGSATLVQANAVSERWGTEQYGTLNGLLSAPVTFAMAAAPFLGSFVFGLTGSTAMTAAIFALVGLVGVVFATKS; this is translated from the coding sequence GTGACGACACCAGGGCCCGGCTTGACCCGTGCACTTGTGGCGCTGTGCCTCACGGAAATCGTCAGCTGGGGCACGCTGTACTATTCGCTGCCGGTCGCGGTCTCGCAGATCGCCGGCGACACCGGATGGTCGGACGAGCTCATCACCGGCATCTTTTCGGCCAGCCTGGCCATCTCGGCGATCATGGCCATCCCCGTCGGCCGACTGATCGATCGGATAGGTCCACGAATCGTCATGACGGCCGGCGCCGCCGTGTCGTCCGCTGCGCTGGCGGCCGTGGGCTTGAGCCGCACGCTTCCCGAATTCATCCTCGCCTGGTTGATCGCCGGCGCCGCGCAAGCCGGAGTGCTCTACCCGCCGGCGTTCACTGCCATTACGCGCTGGTACGGGGCGAAGCGTACCTGGCCCCTGACGATCGTGACCTTGACCGGCGGGCTGGCATCGACGGTGTTCGCGCCGCTCACCGCACATTTGGCGGCGAGTTTGGGCTGGCACAAGACATACTTCGTGCTTGCCGCCCTGACAGCGGTCATCACGATCCCGCTGCATGCGGTTTTCTTGTCCCCTCCGTGGCCGGGATTGCGAAAGTCGAAATCCGAACACTCCCGGACGGCCACGTCCATTCGCCGATCGGCCAAGTTCCGCTGCCTGCAAGTGTCATTGACTGCGATCATGTTGGCGTTGTTCGCCGTCACCATCAACATGGTGCCGCTCATGATGGCCCGCGGACTGTCCTACCAAACCGCGGCGACCACCCTGGGGTTGGTCGGCGCCGGACAGTTGGCCGGCCGATTCCTGTTCACCGTGTTGCCCCGGCACGCCGCGCCGTCGTCCCAATTAACAGTGTTGACGGTGACCGGAGCCGTTGCGCTCGGCCTAATTGCCGTGATCCCGGGTCCGGCCGCCATCCTCATCGCATCGGCAATCTTTGCCGGCGCAATTCGCGGATCGGCCACGCTCGTGCAGGCGAACGCCGTGTCCGAGCGGTGGGGGACCGAGCAGTACGGCACGTTGAACGGTCTGCTCAGCGCTCCCGTCACCTTCGCCATGGCGGCGGCACCGTTCCTCGGCTCGTTCGTATTCGGTCTGACCGGAAGTACCGCCATGACGGCGGCCATTTTCGCGCTGGTCGGATTGGTCGGCGTCGTATTCGCGACGAAGTCGTGA
- a CDS encoding S9 family peptidase — protein sequence MTSSDTTQPTVAPYGEWVSPIRASDLTASSHRVSGGAFVGDEVWWAEDRPEEGGRTAIRRNGADGTPVDVLPAPFNARTRVHEYGGGAWCVAEYPGAGPRLIFAEFTDQRLYRLDPGSEHPIPLTPAGLGMRFADLTVNGNLIWCVRETHSEGYLRRDICTVPIDGAAADSAEMITSVVSGSRFLAYPKISPDGARLAWICWDHPQMPWDGTELRVADLDGAAGEPTTLMGSTTESVLQPEWLSATTLAAISDRSGWWNLYSVDAAGHEEPTALLTDEAEYGGPLWQLGSRWYSLLDDGSLLTVRTRGTSRLGILTPDTAERRGITTGLDSIALAAVRGTKALIIGGSADHAAGLREVDLGTGDVRDIRLGVDQLPPAEYLPECRSMTFTDGRDVHAFVYSPFNKHFTAPDGELPPFIAFVHGGPTSQTVPKASTLIAYFTSRGIGVIDVNYGGSSGYGREYRDRLRGQWGIVDVQDVVAAVRGLADQGIADPERLAIEGGSAGGWTVLAALTGSDVFACGASYFGVAELVEFAKETHDFESRYLDGLIGPLPEAEDLYVERAPLTHADSLTCPVLLLQGLDDPIVPPSQAERFRDALAAKHIPYAYLAFDGESHGFRRAENIIASREAELSFYGQCLGFTPPDIPQLELIR from the coding sequence ATGACTTCATCCGATACGACCCAGCCGACTGTCGCCCCGTACGGGGAATGGGTGTCTCCCATTCGTGCAAGCGATTTGACGGCCAGTTCCCACCGGGTCTCCGGCGGGGCTTTCGTCGGCGACGAGGTCTGGTGGGCCGAGGACCGTCCCGAAGAAGGCGGCCGTACGGCGATCCGGCGAAACGGCGCGGACGGCACCCCCGTTGACGTCCTGCCGGCCCCGTTCAATGCCCGCACCCGCGTCCACGAATACGGCGGCGGAGCATGGTGCGTCGCCGAATACCCCGGCGCGGGGCCCCGCCTGATCTTTGCCGAATTCACCGACCAGAGGCTGTATCGCCTCGACCCGGGCAGCGAGCACCCGATCCCGCTGACCCCTGCCGGGCTCGGCATGCGATTCGCGGATCTGACGGTGAACGGCAACCTCATCTGGTGCGTACGCGAAACACACTCGGAAGGCTACCTGCGCCGCGACATCTGCACGGTCCCGATCGACGGTGCCGCCGCCGACTCGGCCGAAATGATCACGTCGGTCGTATCCGGATCGCGGTTCCTGGCCTATCCGAAAATATCGCCGGACGGCGCGCGCCTGGCCTGGATCTGCTGGGACCACCCGCAAATGCCCTGGGACGGCACGGAACTGCGCGTCGCCGACCTCGACGGCGCCGCCGGCGAACCGACCACGCTGATGGGATCGACAACGGAGTCCGTGCTCCAACCCGAATGGCTGAGCGCTACGACCCTCGCCGCAATCAGCGACCGATCGGGCTGGTGGAACCTGTACTCCGTCGATGCGGCCGGCCACGAGGAGCCAACGGCGCTGCTGACCGACGAAGCCGAATACGGCGGCCCGCTGTGGCAGCTCGGGTCCCGCTGGTACTCGCTGTTGGACGACGGCTCGCTCCTGACGGTGCGCACGCGCGGGACGTCGCGACTGGGCATTCTGACTCCCGACACCGCCGAGCGCCGCGGCATCACCACCGGCCTGGATTCGATCGCCCTCGCGGCGGTGCGCGGCACGAAGGCCCTGATCATCGGCGGGAGCGCCGACCACGCGGCCGGCCTGCGCGAAGTCGATCTGGGCACCGGCGACGTCCGCGATATCCGGCTCGGCGTCGATCAGCTGCCGCCCGCGGAGTATCTGCCGGAATGCCGGTCGATGACGTTCACGGACGGCCGCGACGTGCACGCGTTCGTGTACTCGCCGTTCAATAAGCATTTCACCGCCCCGGACGGCGAGCTGCCGCCTTTTATCGCGTTCGTCCACGGCGGGCCGACAAGTCAGACGGTGCCGAAAGCAAGCACCCTCATCGCGTATTTCACGTCGCGCGGCATCGGAGTCATCGACGTCAACTACGGCGGCTCGAGCGGCTACGGGCGCGAATACCGCGACCGGCTCAGGGGCCAGTGGGGGATCGTCGACGTGCAGGACGTCGTGGCCGCCGTCCGCGGTCTCGCCGACCAAGGCATCGCCGATCCCGAGCGGCTGGCGATCGAAGGCGGGTCGGCGGGCGGGTGGACGGTGCTTGCCGCACTCACCGGATCCGACGTATTCGCGTGCGGCGCATCGTATTTCGGGGTGGCGGAGCTCGTCGAATTCGCCAAGGAGACGCACGACTTCGAATCGCGCTACCTGGACGGGCTGATCGGGCCGCTGCCCGAGGCCGAGGATCTCTACGTGGAGCGGGCACCTCTCACGCACGCCGATTCGCTGACCTGCCCCGTGCTGCTTCTGCAAGGTCTCGACGACCCGATAGTGCCGCCCAGTCAGGCCGAACGATTCCGCGACGCGCTCGCAGCCAAGCACATTCCGTACGCGTACTTGGCCTTCGACGGCGAATCGCACGGTTTTCGACGAGCCGAAAACATCATCGCGTCCCGCGAAGCCGAACTGTCGTTTTACGGTCAGTGCCTGGGCTTCACGCCGCCGGACATTCCGCAGCTGGAACTGATTCGATGA
- a CDS encoding methionine synthase — translation MTFTAQGEWPGTDFAEAVRIIFGELGRPGDIDPAGVPFVPQLPARGLGADQVGHAAALLADLHIDAQPHGWRLVDRPGLDEGRTARLQSRDIDRLAENAADYSGRLKIQVLGPWSLAARLWLSRGDRVIADTGARRDVLQSYAEGVDEYAARIREILPAAWLTVQLDETVLDNVLDGRIPTVSGFGRIPPVPPREVEAGLAGVIERLAADNEHVIVDATGNRLARRDHGENRSLVGLLADAGATAVAAPVQGLDSGGWEAVAEIVERGVRFRPVVDAAGRHAAEVRGGIDAIRTQWHELGMPTSGLADLDLVAASAPDDSARDARAGLDYVRAVARGLYEAAFD, via the coding sequence ATGACGTTCACGGCACAAGGGGAATGGCCGGGCACCGACTTCGCCGAAGCGGTGCGGATCATCTTCGGCGAGTTGGGCCGGCCCGGTGACATCGATCCGGCCGGCGTCCCGTTCGTCCCGCAGTTGCCGGCACGCGGACTCGGCGCCGACCAGGTCGGCCATGCCGCCGCCCTGCTTGCCGATCTGCACATCGACGCGCAGCCGCACGGATGGCGCCTTGTCGACAGGCCCGGGCTCGACGAGGGCCGGACGGCGCGCCTGCAGTCGCGCGATATCGACAGACTTGCCGAGAACGCCGCCGACTATTCCGGCCGGCTGAAGATCCAGGTGCTCGGCCCGTGGTCGCTCGCCGCCCGGCTCTGGCTCAGCCGCGGCGACCGCGTCATCGCCGACACCGGCGCGCGGCGTGACGTGCTGCAATCGTATGCCGAGGGCGTCGACGAATACGCGGCCCGGATCCGCGAGATTCTGCCGGCCGCATGGCTGACCGTGCAACTGGACGAGACCGTCCTCGACAATGTGCTCGATGGCCGGATCCCCACCGTGTCCGGATTCGGCCGGATTCCGCCGGTGCCGCCGCGTGAAGTCGAAGCCGGGTTGGCCGGAGTCATCGAGCGACTCGCAGCGGACAACGAGCACGTCATTGTCGACGCCACCGGCAACCGGTTGGCACGCCGCGACCACGGCGAGAACCGGTCGTTGGTGGGCCTCTTGGCGGACGCCGGGGCGACGGCCGTTGCCGCGCCCGTGCAGGGCCTCGACTCCGGCGGCTGGGAGGCCGTCGCCGAGATCGTCGAACGCGGCGTCCGGTTCCGTCCGGTTGTGGACGCTGCCGGCCGGCACGCTGCCGAAGTGCGCGGCGGCATTGATGCCATCCGGACGCAGTGGCACGAACTCGGCATGCCGACGTCCGGCCTTGCCGACCTCGACCTCGTTGCCGCGTCGGCTCCGGACGACTCGGCCCGGGACGCCCGCGCCGGTCTCGATTATGTGCGCGCCGTTGCCCGCGGACTGTACGAGGCGGCGTTCGACTAG
- the ligA gene encoding NAD-dependent DNA ligase LigA has translation MRQDGYVATTDEPDTELQAAPDDARARASELAKQIDEHREAYYQRAAPTVSDAEFDELMRELEGLEADYPELRTPDSPTQHVGGQVDRSSFAPVDHLEQMLSLDNVFSLDELAAWNTRVTAEIGSAKPDYLCELKIDGLAVNLLYEHGVLTRAATRGDGRTGEDITANVRTIGDIPTELRGSGHPDRMEIRGEVFFPIEEFADLNASLVDRGKPPFANPRNAAAGSLRQKDPAVTARRPLHMLVHGIAAWSGKLDRQSHAYDLLRDWGLPISGYFKVLKSLKAVNEFIEYYGEHRHDVLHEIDGVVVKIDQIALQGELGQTSRAPRWAMAYKYPPEEVTTTLLDIQVNVGRTGRVTPFAVMKPVLVAGSTVRMATLHNAHEVVRKGVLIGDTVVLRKAGDVIPEVLGPVVDLRTGEETAFTMPTHCPECGTELAEAKAGDADIRCPNQRSCPAQVRERVFYAASRSAFDIESLGEEAAIALTAPEEPADPPLTTEAGLFDLTPDMLADVKIRREVRRRGSPTGETELVPYFYTKPTAKKASKPTANTQMLFDELEKAKSQPLWRVLTALSIRHVGPTAARALATEFGSVDAIREADEERLAEVDGVGPTIAAAVKEWFTVDWHREIVDRWAQAGVRMADERDSSVARTLEGLSIVVTGSLDDFTRDEAKEAIVSRGGKAAGSVSKNTAFVVVGDAPGSKYDKAVKLGVPILREAGFRTLIDDGPDAAAEAAEPADPAEE, from the coding sequence ATGCGGCAAGATGGGTACGTGGCGACTACTGACGAACCGGATACCGAGTTGCAGGCGGCCCCGGACGACGCGCGGGCGCGGGCTTCCGAGCTGGCCAAGCAGATCGACGAGCACCGGGAGGCCTACTACCAGCGCGCCGCCCCAACGGTGTCGGATGCCGAATTCGACGAACTCATGCGCGAGCTCGAAGGCCTTGAAGCGGACTATCCGGAGCTGCGCACGCCGGACTCGCCGACGCAACACGTGGGCGGGCAGGTCGACAGGTCGTCGTTTGCGCCGGTGGACCATCTCGAGCAGATGCTCAGCCTCGACAACGTGTTCTCGCTGGACGAACTTGCGGCTTGGAATACGCGGGTCACCGCCGAGATCGGCTCGGCCAAACCGGACTACCTCTGCGAGTTGAAGATCGACGGGCTGGCCGTCAACTTGCTGTACGAGCACGGCGTGCTCACGCGGGCCGCCACCCGCGGTGACGGCCGTACCGGCGAGGACATCACGGCGAACGTCCGCACCATCGGCGATATCCCGACGGAGCTTCGGGGGTCCGGCCATCCGGATCGGATGGAGATTCGCGGTGAGGTGTTCTTTCCGATCGAGGAGTTCGCCGATTTGAACGCGTCGCTGGTCGACCGGGGCAAACCACCGTTCGCCAATCCGCGAAATGCCGCGGCCGGCTCGCTGCGGCAAAAGGACCCGGCCGTGACCGCCCGCCGTCCGCTGCACATGCTCGTGCACGGCATTGCGGCATGGTCCGGCAAGCTCGACAGGCAGTCGCACGCGTATGACCTGCTGCGTGACTGGGGACTGCCGATCAGCGGCTACTTCAAGGTCCTGAAGAGTCTCAAGGCCGTGAACGAGTTCATTGAATACTACGGCGAACACCGGCATGACGTGTTGCACGAGATCGACGGCGTGGTCGTGAAGATCGATCAGATCGCGCTGCAAGGCGAACTCGGGCAGACCTCGCGCGCGCCGCGCTGGGCCATGGCGTACAAGTACCCGCCCGAAGAGGTCACCACCACGCTGCTCGACATCCAGGTGAACGTCGGGCGCACCGGACGGGTGACTCCGTTTGCCGTCATGAAGCCGGTGCTGGTGGCCGGATCGACGGTGCGCATGGCCACGTTGCACAATGCCCACGAAGTGGTGCGCAAAGGTGTCCTCATCGGCGACACCGTCGTGCTGCGCAAGGCGGGCGACGTGATTCCGGAGGTCTTGGGGCCGGTCGTCGACCTGCGCACCGGCGAGGAGACCGCGTTCACGATGCCGACGCATTGCCCGGAATGCGGCACCGAGCTCGCCGAGGCGAAAGCCGGAGATGCCGATATCCGGTGCCCGAATCAGCGGTCGTGCCCCGCGCAGGTGCGCGAACGAGTGTTTTACGCGGCGTCCCGCTCGGCGTTCGACATCGAATCACTTGGCGAGGAGGCGGCGATTGCGCTGACCGCGCCGGAGGAGCCTGCCGATCCGCCGTTGACCACCGAAGCGGGCCTGTTCGACCTGACGCCCGACATGCTTGCCGACGTGAAGATCCGCCGAGAGGTGCGCCGCCGCGGCTCTCCGACGGGCGAGACCGAGTTGGTGCCGTACTTCTACACCAAACCGACCGCCAAGAAGGCCAGCAAGCCGACCGCCAACACGCAGATGCTGTTCGACGAGCTGGAAAAGGCCAAATCGCAGCCGCTTTGGCGCGTGCTCACGGCTTTGTCGATCCGCCACGTCGGGCCGACCGCGGCTCGTGCCCTGGCAACGGAATTCGGTTCGGTCGACGCCATCCGCGAGGCCGATGAGGAGCGTCTTGCCGAGGTGGACGGCGTCGGGCCCACTATTGCGGCGGCGGTCAAGGAGTGGTTCACCGTCGATTGGCATCGCGAGATCGTCGACCGGTGGGCGCAGGCCGGCGTCCGGATGGCCGATGAACGCGACAGCTCGGTGGCCCGCACCCTGGAGGGCCTGAGCATCGTCGTCACGGGGTCGCTCGACGACTTCACCCGGGACGAAGCCAAGGAAGCGATCGTCAGCCGCGGCGGAAAGGCCGCCGGCAGCGTGTCGAAGAATACGGCGTTCGTCGTGGTCGGCGACGCGCCCGGCAGCAAATACGACAAGGCCGTGAAACTCGGCGTGCCGATCCTGCGTGAAGCGGGCTTCCGCACGCTGATCGACGACGGGCCGGACGCTGCGGCCGAGGCGGCCGAGCCCGCCGACCCGGCAGAGGAGTAG
- the fdxA gene encoding ferredoxin, whose protein sequence is MTYVIAQPCVDVKDKACVDECPVDCIYEGERSLYIHPDECVDCGACEPVCPVEAIYYEDDTPEEWADYYTANVEFFDDIGSPGSAAKLGNTHTDHPMIAALPPQNQDYTGRPESA, encoded by the coding sequence ATGACTTATGTGATTGCCCAGCCGTGCGTGGACGTCAAAGACAAGGCATGTGTCGACGAGTGCCCGGTCGATTGTATTTATGAGGGCGAACGCTCACTCTACATCCACCCCGACGAGTGCGTGGACTGCGGAGCATGCGAACCGGTGTGCCCGGTCGAGGCGATCTACTACGAAGACGACACCCCTGAGGAATGGGCCGATTACTACACGGCGAACGTCGAATTCTTCGACGACATCGGCTCACCCGGCAGCGCGGCCAAGCTCGGCAATACACACACCGATCACCCGATGATCGCCGCGCTGCCGCCGCAAAACCAGGACTACACGGGCAGACCGGAATCCGCGTAA
- a CDS encoding pyridoxamine 5'-phosphate oxidase family protein, with amino-acid sequence MVIHHFDDGAVAPDGCWDLLRSAVVGRLAVWSGDRPEIFPINYIVDRGTIVFRTAPGKKLDSAIGHQLLAFEADGYDTDSDLAWSVVVHGKAEMLTNFDEVVDASALPLFPWHPGAKGIFVRIVAEQLSGRAFSVVDPQVWGVWASSKPVVD; translated from the coding sequence ATGGTGATTCACCACTTCGACGACGGCGCGGTAGCTCCGGACGGTTGTTGGGACTTGCTGCGGAGCGCGGTCGTCGGCCGGTTGGCGGTGTGGTCCGGCGACAGGCCCGAGATCTTCCCGATCAATTACATAGTTGATCGCGGCACAATCGTCTTCCGTACGGCCCCGGGAAAGAAGCTCGACTCGGCGATCGGCCACCAGCTGCTGGCTTTCGAGGCGGACGGCTACGACACCGACTCCGACCTCGCGTGGAGCGTCGTGGTGCACGGCAAAGCAGAAATGCTCACGAACTTCGACGAAGTCGTCGATGCGTCGGCGCTGCCGTTGTTCCCGTGGCATCCGGGAGCGAAAGGAATATTCGTGCGCATCGTCGCCGAACAGCTGAGCGGGCGCGCTTTTTCGGTCGTCGACCCGCAGGTCTGGGGCGTGTGGGCCAGCTCAAAACCGGTTGTCGACTGA
- a CDS encoding succinate dehydrogenase/fumarate reductase iron-sulfur subunit: MNITLRIWRQEGPDAPGRFVAYDIADVSPDMSFLEMLDVLNERLTLGGDVPVAFDSDCREGICGMCSLVIDGIAHGPESLTTVCQLQMRFFHDGDVIDVEPWRAGPFPIVKDLIVDRSALDRIVQAGGYITSPTGTAPDAHAVPVPKKDADRAFDAAACIGCGACVAACPNGSAMLFTGAKATHLGSLPQGQPERASRAATMARQHDAEGFGGCTEIGECTAVCPVGIPLDMISQLNRDVIASLGRSEKR; encoded by the coding sequence ATGAACATCACTTTGCGGATCTGGCGCCAAGAGGGCCCGGATGCCCCGGGCCGGTTCGTCGCCTACGATATTGCAGACGTTTCGCCGGACATGTCGTTTTTGGAAATGCTCGATGTGCTCAACGAACGCCTGACGCTCGGCGGCGACGTCCCCGTCGCCTTTGACAGCGACTGCCGAGAGGGCATTTGCGGCATGTGCAGCCTTGTCATCGACGGGATCGCGCACGGCCCCGAATCGCTGACGACCGTGTGCCAGTTGCAGATGCGGTTTTTCCACGACGGCGACGTCATCGACGTCGAACCGTGGCGCGCCGGTCCGTTCCCCATCGTGAAGGACCTGATAGTCGACCGCAGCGCGCTCGATCGGATCGTCCAAGCCGGCGGCTACATCACGTCACCGACGGGCACGGCACCCGACGCGCACGCCGTCCCGGTGCCGAAGAAGGACGCCGACAGAGCTTTCGATGCGGCCGCGTGCATTGGCTGTGGCGCGTGCGTTGCGGCGTGCCCGAATGGATCGGCAATGCTGTTCACGGGCGCAAAGGCCACTCATCTCGGATCCTTGCCGCAAGGCCAGCCGGAACGAGCTTCGCGAGCGGCCACCATGGCCCGACAACACGATGCCGAAGGGTTTGGCGGCTGCACCGAAATTGGCGAATGCACTGCTGTGTGCCCCGTCGGGATCCCGCTGGACATGATTTCGCAACTCAACCGCGACGTCATCGCATCGCTGGGCCGGAGCGAAAAGCGCTGA